Proteins encoded within one genomic window of Deltaproteobacteria bacterium:
- a CDS encoding integration host factor subunit beta — protein MALTKSDLINIISEKAGITRVKAETVVNTIFDTMIESLMKDDRIEIRGFGSFVNRKYNAYKARNPRTRQIIDVGEKKIPFFKVGKELKEDINTQTKKEKP, from the coding sequence ATGGCATTAACAAAATCTGATTTAATCAACATTATTTCTGAAAAAGCTGGGATCACCAGAGTAAAGGCAGAAACCGTAGTCAATACTATTTTTGATACAATGATCGAATCTTTAATGAAAGATGATCGCATTGAAATCAGAGGCTTTGGTTCTTTTGTAAATAGAAAATATAATGCCTATAAAGCTAGAAACCCAAGGACAAGACAAATCATTGATGTTGGAGAAAAGAAAATTCCCTTTTTTAAAGTGGGTAAAGAGCTAAAAGAAGACATCAATACCCAAACAAAAAAAGAAAAGCCTTAA
- the genX gene encoding EF-P lysine aminoacylase GenX: protein MDEKSKRNVFLQTQWSPYPRFNPQAKYWGRFLGILDDEASQKIELKSFQEEHFFKNQNLVVFPIKNLQFWKEILISGDIIEINEKNEQLDITLLTPYLAPTKYKEFIPHEKWEIFQLWSEYLHLVRSFFKEKKFIELSTPLIVNHPGSEPSLEPFEINLKLGNKSFKKYLPTSPELHLKKVLTTGVPKIFEITKSFRNNESSEKHSPEFWILEWYRNFSNLEEIKKDVQDLIGFIQTNLPLVVSKKELEFKSVSFQEIFSEYYHFSFNPATNQSELELFCKNHHLNYLGVRTIEDLFSMITFEKIETKLNPQAITFLEKYPPYAAALARTNEQGWAERFEVYWQGYELANAFFELNDMQEQLNRFHLDNELKKQNSLAQITVDEEFIFHLSTGLPPCAGIALGLERLFMALFGFKNINDLKLFSMVFLYLAIFQF from the coding sequence ATGGATGAAAAATCAAAAAGAAATGTGTTTTTACAAACTCAATGGTCTCCTTATCCAAGGTTTAATCCTCAAGCTAAATATTGGGGACGCTTCCTTGGAATATTGGATGATGAGGCCAGCCAGAAAATAGAACTAAAAAGCTTTCAAGAAGAACATTTCTTCAAGAATCAAAATTTGGTGGTATTCCCTATTAAAAATCTCCAGTTTTGGAAAGAAATTTTGATTAGCGGAGATATTATCGAAATCAATGAAAAAAATGAACAACTGGATATAACCTTGCTAACTCCCTATTTGGCCCCGACAAAATACAAGGAATTTATCCCCCATGAAAAATGGGAAATATTTCAATTGTGGTCTGAATATCTTCATTTAGTCAGGAGTTTTTTTAAAGAAAAAAAATTTATCGAGTTATCCACGCCCCTGATCGTGAATCATCCAGGATCGGAACCTAGTTTAGAACCTTTTGAGATCAACTTAAAATTAGGAAATAAAAGTTTTAAGAAATATTTGCCCACCAGTCCTGAACTTCATCTTAAGAAAGTTCTGACCACGGGTGTTCCAAAGATTTTTGAAATTACAAAAAGTTTTAGAAATAATGAATCTTCAGAAAAGCACAGTCCTGAATTTTGGATTCTGGAGTGGTATCGAAATTTTTCAAATTTAGAAGAAATCAAAAAAGATGTTCAAGACTTAATCGGTTTTATACAAACAAACTTGCCTCTTGTTGTGAGTAAGAAGGAACTGGAATTTAAGTCAGTAAGTTTTCAAGAGATATTTTCAGAGTATTATCATTTTTCATTTAATCCCGCGACAAACCAATCAGAGTTGGAACTCTTTTGTAAGAATCATCATTTAAATTATTTGGGAGTTCGAACTATTGAGGATTTGTTTTCAATGATTACCTTTGAAAAAATTGAAACCAAACTGAATCCTCAAGCGATTACATTCTTAGAAAAATATCCTCCTTATGCAGCAGCCTTAGCTCGGACAAATGAACAGGGTTGGGCGGAAAGATTTGAGGTTTATTGGCAGGGATATGAGCTAGCCAATGCTTTTTTTGAGTTAAACGATATGCAAGAACAGCTGAATCGATTTCATTTAGATAATGAACTCAAAAAACAAAATTCCTTAGCCCAAATTACAGTAGACGAAGAATTTATTTTTCACTTAAGTACAGGTCTCCCTCCCTGTGCGGGGATTGCTCTGGGTCTTGAGAGATTGTTTATGGCTTTGTTTGGTTTTAAAAACATTAATGATTTAAAGCTTTTTTCTATGGTTTTTCTGTATCTGGCAATATTTCAATTTTAG
- the gcvP gene encoding aminomethyl-transferring glycine dehydrogenase, whose product MTKQRQTSDYLNLSLQELSTQNEFIPRHLGPSDRDVQSMLQELGFSSLDDLATQVVPKSILNTQEMDVGKGVSEADILIKLKTMMGQNKVNKSLIGQGYYGTYTPTIIQRNILENPVWYTAYTPYQAEISQGRMESLLNFQTLVKDLTAMEIANASLLDEGTAAAEAMNMALGLSKNPTTQHFFVSDKLHPQVIEVLKTRSEPLNLKMIIGKAENFDFKTPIFAFFVQYPDTEGTLTDWQQLTKKIQENQAFMVVGTDLLALTLLTPPGEWGADIVYGNSQRFGVPLGFGGPHAAFMACKENFKRQLPGRIIGVSKDSQNQPALRLALQTREQHIRREKATSNICTAQVLLANMASMYAVYHGPEGLKKIAAKTHKLTQILKLGLEQLGVAVLNQTSFDTLIFESSRAHEVYAKALHGNYNFRKYSETKLGISLDETCSEKNLEEIFSFFTTEKISLFELDKNTFSKNSNLIPLNLQRKSSFLTHPVFNSYHSETELLRYIHKLQNKDFTLTHSMIPLGSCTMKLNATTELVPVSWPEVNQIHPFAPISQVKGYLDLIHDLERKLCGITGFAAVSLQPNAGSQGEYAGLLVIRKYFISKGEPQRNICLIPSSAHGTNPASAVMCGMEVVVVKCDEHGNVDLVDLRSKAEQYKNNLAALMVTYPSTHGVFEEGITEICKIIHDHGGQVYMDGANLNALVGLARPGEFGPDVSHMNLHKTFAIPHGGGGPGVGPIGVKSHLKEFLPRLSLVPESGPSSGITSTTSAPWGSASILPISWIYITLMGSEGLKKATLVSILNANYMAKKLNPYFPVLYKGREGLVAHECIIDLRPAKKTSGVDVTDVAKRLMDYGFHAPTMSWPVAGTLMIEPTESESKAELDRFIHSMIQIHNEIQAVEKGKYKLEQSPLTQAPHTAMRVLGTEWNFSYTREEAAYPLPWIKENKIWPAVGRVDNAYGDRNLVCACPSIESYE is encoded by the coding sequence ATGACTAAACAAAGACAAACCTCAGACTATTTAAATCTTTCCCTTCAAGAGCTTTCGACTCAAAATGAATTCATTCCCAGACACCTTGGTCCTTCCGACAGAGATGTGCAATCAATGCTTCAAGAGCTGGGATTTTCCTCTTTAGATGATCTTGCTACCCAAGTGGTGCCAAAAAGCATTTTGAATACCCAAGAAATGGATGTCGGAAAGGGAGTCTCTGAGGCTGATATTCTGATCAAACTCAAAACCATGATGGGTCAGAATAAAGTAAATAAGTCATTAATAGGTCAAGGGTACTATGGAACTTACACACCCACCATAATTCAAAGAAATATTCTTGAAAATCCCGTTTGGTACACCGCTTACACTCCCTATCAAGCGGAAATCTCCCAAGGGCGCATGGAATCCTTACTTAATTTTCAAACTTTAGTAAAAGATTTAACCGCCATGGAAATTGCTAACGCCTCCCTATTGGATGAGGGCACCGCGGCCGCAGAGGCCATGAACATGGCTTTGGGCTTATCTAAGAACCCGACGACTCAACACTTTTTCGTTTCGGATAAGCTTCATCCCCAAGTGATTGAAGTTTTAAAAACAAGGTCAGAGCCGCTGAATTTAAAAATGATTATCGGCAAAGCTGAAAATTTTGATTTTAAGACTCCTATTTTTGCCTTTTTTGTTCAGTATCCCGATACCGAAGGAACCCTTACTGATTGGCAACAGCTAACTAAGAAAATTCAAGAGAATCAGGCGTTCATGGTTGTCGGTACCGATTTGCTAGCTTTGACATTATTGACTCCTCCAGGCGAATGGGGTGCTGACATCGTGTATGGGAACTCCCAACGCTTTGGTGTTCCTTTGGGGTTCGGCGGTCCTCATGCGGCTTTCATGGCATGTAAAGAAAACTTCAAACGGCAACTTCCAGGAAGAATTATTGGGGTTTCTAAGGATTCTCAAAATCAACCTGCATTAAGGTTGGCCTTACAGACCAGAGAACAGCATATTCGCAGGGAAAAAGCGACTTCCAATATTTGCACAGCTCAAGTTTTGCTTGCCAACATGGCGTCCATGTACGCTGTTTATCACGGTCCTGAGGGATTAAAAAAAATTGCAGCAAAGACCCACAAATTAACTCAAATTTTAAAACTTGGATTAGAGCAACTGGGCGTGGCTGTCTTAAACCAAACGAGTTTTGATACTTTAATTTTTGAATCATCAAGAGCTCATGAAGTCTATGCAAAAGCTCTTCATGGAAATTATAACTTTAGAAAATACTCAGAGACTAAATTGGGAATTTCTCTAGACGAGACTTGTTCTGAGAAGAACCTAGAAGAAATTTTCTCTTTTTTCACAACGGAAAAAATTTCTCTATTTGAACTTGATAAAAATACCTTTTCTAAAAACTCAAACTTGATTCCTCTGAATTTACAAAGAAAATCCTCATTTTTAACTCATCCCGTTTTTAACTCTTACCATAGCGAAACAGAGTTATTAAGGTACATTCATAAATTGCAGAACAAAGATTTTACCTTGACCCACTCGATGATCCCCCTTGGTTCTTGCACCATGAAACTCAATGCCACCACAGAACTAGTTCCTGTTTCTTGGCCCGAAGTCAATCAGATCCATCCTTTTGCTCCGATTTCCCAAGTCAAAGGTTATCTTGATTTGATCCATGATCTCGAGAGAAAACTTTGTGGGATTACAGGCTTTGCAGCCGTTTCTTTGCAGCCCAATGCCGGCTCCCAGGGCGAGTATGCTGGCTTATTGGTCATCAGAAAATATTTTATCTCTAAGGGGGAGCCGCAAAGAAATATTTGTTTGATCCCCAGTTCTGCCCATGGCACTAACCCTGCCTCAGCGGTGATGTGTGGTATGGAAGTGGTTGTGGTTAAATGTGATGAGCATGGGAATGTCGACCTTGTGGATTTAAGATCTAAGGCCGAACAATATAAAAATAACTTAGCGGCTTTAATGGTTACCTACCCTTCGACCCATGGTGTTTTTGAAGAAGGCATTACCGAAATTTGCAAGATCATTCATGATCATGGCGGCCAAGTCTATATGGACGGTGCCAACCTTAATGCCCTTGTCGGCCTCGCTCGGCCAGGTGAATTTGGTCCCGATGTTTCTCATATGAATTTGCATAAAACTTTTGCCATTCCCCATGGTGGTGGTGGTCCCGGAGTGGGCCCCATAGGTGTAAAATCTCATTTGAAAGAATTCCTCCCTCGATTATCCCTTGTTCCTGAAAGTGGTCCTAGCAGTGGAATTACGTCCACCACCTCAGCCCCTTGGGGAAGTGCTAGCATCTTGCCTATTTCTTGGATCTACATTACTTTGATGGGATCGGAAGGCTTAAAAAAAGCCACCCTTGTAAGTATTCTCAATGCGAACTACATGGCTAAAAAACTAAACCCTTACTTTCCCGTACTCTACAAAGGCCGTGAAGGACTGGTTGCCCACGAATGTATTATTGATCTCCGACCAGCGAAGAAAACAAGTGGCGTGGATGTCACCGATGTCGCGAAAAGACTTATGGACTATGGCTTTCACGCACCTACGATGAGCTGGCCTGTTGCTGGAACTTTGATGATTGAACCGACGGAAAGTGAATCTAAAGCCGAGCTCGATCGATTTATTCATTCAATGATTCAAATTCATAATGAAATCCAAGCTGTTGAAAAGGGAAAATACAAACTTGAACAAAGTCCCCTCACCCAAGCTCCCCATACAGCCATGAGAGTTCTTGGTACTGAATGGAATTTTAGTTACACTCGTGAAGAAGCTGCTTATCCCTTGCCTTGGATTAAAGAAAATAAAATTTGGCCAGCTGTAGGACGCGTGGATAATGCTTACGGCGATCGAAATTTAGTTTGTGCCTGCCCTAGCATCGAATCCTATGAGTGA
- the adk gene encoding adenylate kinase: protein MRLILLGPPGAGKGTQAQFIKEKYNIPQISTGEILRAEIKAQSPMGLKLKSLVDSGQLVPDEIIIQIVADKIKTPECRNGFLFDGFPRTIPQAEALKLAGIHIDAVLEIHVPDEEIITRMSGRRVHLASGRTYHVKFNPPKVSGKDDITGEDLVQREDDNEETVKKRLDIYHHQTKPLIDYYLSWSQRKEDHAPKYKKVSGLGNIEQIKAEVLKDL from the coding sequence ATGCGGTTGATTTTATTAGGTCCCCCTGGTGCAGGAAAAGGGACACAAGCACAGTTCATCAAAGAGAAATACAATATTCCTCAAATTTCAACTGGTGAAATCCTGCGAGCGGAGATTAAAGCGCAAAGTCCCATGGGGCTCAAATTAAAATCTTTGGTGGATTCAGGGCAGCTAGTACCTGATGAGATTATTATTCAAATTGTTGCAGATAAAATTAAAACTCCTGAATGTCGGAATGGGTTTTTATTTGATGGATTTCCACGAACAATTCCCCAAGCAGAGGCGTTAAAATTAGCTGGAATTCATATTGATGCTGTTCTGGAAATTCATGTTCCCGATGAAGAAATCATTACTAGAATGAGTGGGCGAAGAGTTCACCTTGCTTCTGGAAGAACCTATCATGTTAAATTCAATCCTCCAAAAGTTTCAGGAAAAGATGATATCACTGGGGAAGATCTGGTTCAGAGAGAAGATGACAATGAAGAAACCGTAAAAAAACGCTTGGATATCTATCACCACCAAACAAAGCCCCTAATTGATTACTATTTAAGTTGGTCTCAACGTAAAGAGGACCATGCTCCTAAATATAAGAAAGTGTCAGGCTTGGGAAATATTGAGCAAATTAAAGCTGAGGTACTTAAAGATCTTTAA
- a CDS encoding S8 family serine peptidase, with protein MRKLRVKKSNLFRSLVLFLVGLLIGCEEIDDQTIAKGKEWQAANPKPENRNFILNNQNHKILVAEIDSGIDYNHPLLKNNIHFNLDSQGKPIGFGYDFVGQDYWPSPYVARTLDLNPEVKLKDTESTRRGRLMAEEVVKSDQALGIYLDPSRNIQQEIDSGAYHGTHVAGLMVYDEPQIGIIGYRVLPMNVKYKQGKKDFSQNSTEMVFKNILSAMSMAIKEGSRVINLSLALKKSETASLFDQLISGEDNYKLWMAQVKTFMEKNSNVIFVAAAGNDGKWVDDKVNLQIPCGISALNLVCVGALDEHQNLASFSNLVLSEGTFVVTLGVEVNSLFPSQMCQTSDLNQLETSGLTLSEISNMKNTLHRDCLKKDIKKRISGTSMSSPIVARIVAKWMLQFPNLTSQEIIQLLLQHSQKKQLGPLQLNILPFEKPSWY; from the coding sequence ATGAGGAAATTAAGAGTCAAAAAATCTAATTTGTTTAGGTCCCTTGTTTTATTTTTAGTAGGCCTGTTAATAGGCTGTGAAGAGATTGACGATCAAACGATTGCGAAGGGTAAAGAATGGCAAGCCGCCAATCCAAAGCCCGAAAATAGAAATTTTATTTTAAATAATCAAAATCATAAAATACTCGTCGCTGAGATAGATAGTGGGATCGATTACAATCACCCACTTTTAAAAAACAATATTCATTTTAATTTAGATAGTCAGGGTAAACCAATAGGATTTGGTTATGATTTTGTTGGACAGGATTACTGGCCGTCGCCTTATGTTGCTCGCACCTTGGATTTAAATCCTGAGGTGAAATTAAAAGACACTGAATCCACTCGCAGAGGTCGGCTGATGGCTGAAGAGGTTGTAAAATCAGATCAGGCTTTAGGGATTTATTTGGATCCCTCAAGAAATATCCAACAAGAAATAGACTCAGGCGCGTACCATGGGACTCATGTGGCAGGATTAATGGTTTATGATGAGCCTCAAATTGGAATTATCGGCTACAGAGTGCTACCAATGAATGTAAAATATAAACAAGGGAAAAAAGATTTTTCACAAAATTCAACGGAAATGGTTTTTAAAAACATATTATCAGCGATGTCCATGGCGATAAAGGAAGGATCTCGGGTTATTAATCTTTCCTTGGCTCTAAAAAAATCTGAAACAGCGAGTTTGTTCGATCAACTTATTTCTGGCGAAGATAACTACAAGCTATGGATGGCACAAGTAAAGACTTTCATGGAAAAAAACAGCAATGTTATTTTTGTAGCCGCTGCTGGAAATGACGGAAAATGGGTTGATGATAAAGTTAATTTACAAATTCCATGTGGAATTAGTGCGTTAAATTTAGTTTGTGTTGGCGCTTTGGATGAACATCAAAACTTAGCTTCTTTTTCGAACCTTGTATTGAGCGAGGGCACTTTTGTGGTTACTTTGGGTGTGGAAGTAAACTCTTTGTTTCCTTCTCAAATGTGTCAAACTTCTGATTTGAATCAATTAGAAACTTCTGGACTTACCTTGTCCGAAATTTCAAACATGAAAAACACCCTTCATCGTGATTGTTTGAAAAAGGATATAAAGAAAAGAATTTCGGGAACCAGCATGTCATCGCCTATCGTGGCTCGAATCGTTGCAAAATGGATGCTTCAATTCCCAAATTTGACTTCCCAGGAAATCATCCAACTGCTTCTGCAACATTCACAAAAAAAACAACTGGGACCCTTGCAATTAAATATTCTACCCTTTGAAAAACCATCTTGGTATTAA
- a CDS encoding glycosyltransferase family 4 protein, giving the protein MKKDNKPPRVCIISRRFHILSRSSDHGFIWAIAKGLAQLGHQVTVISYSSPMNQFKVERDQLTAYFLNDEGSKFKRTSFEKSVYQHFVEIHKQQAFDLVHSLDASGNLVAKNKKNLKIAFAYDVEATQMSQIFAILGMRQETLSGLLTTAFALVYKFLTTYFGSDRELLKYADGVFVTHPMQRIMLERYYLYPDYHIYSVPYGIEVGDLTPKEKSLELKRILNLPENSHIAVTISDMSDFMEIKNILYAFETVAIKKPNAYLVIIGNGPSFQKIEFLILSLALGSRVILTGALKDHELLDYIIISDTYVNLSSRSTGFEPTQIEAMAQKKVIIGSEVSPISNVVEDGIDGFLIRPADTDSLANLLIEIFSGSLPTEEIGEKARQKVLEMFDTQKMILTVNSSYQKIIQNKRS; this is encoded by the coding sequence ATGAAAAAAGATAATAAACCACCTAGAGTTTGCATCATTAGCCGACGATTTCATATTTTAAGCAGATCCTCGGACCATGGTTTTATTTGGGCCATCGCAAAAGGTCTAGCCCAACTTGGACATCAGGTAACAGTGATTTCCTATTCTAGTCCCATGAACCAATTTAAAGTAGAGCGAGATCAACTAACGGCGTATTTTCTTAATGATGAAGGTTCCAAATTCAAACGCACTTCTTTTGAAAAATCGGTCTACCAACATTTTGTTGAGATTCACAAACAACAGGCTTTTGACTTAGTCCACTCTTTGGATGCCTCAGGAAATCTTGTCGCTAAAAATAAAAAAAATTTAAAAATTGCCTTCGCCTATGATGTAGAAGCCACACAAATGTCACAAATTTTTGCCATTCTGGGAATGCGCCAAGAGACCCTGAGTGGCCTGCTCACGACAGCTTTCGCCTTAGTTTATAAATTTTTAACTACCTATTTCGGTAGCGACAGAGAGCTCTTAAAATACGCCGATGGGGTTTTTGTGACTCATCCCATGCAACGAATCATGTTGGAACGGTATTACCTCTACCCTGATTATCATATTTATTCTGTACCCTATGGTATTGAAGTCGGAGACCTCACTCCAAAGGAAAAATCTTTGGAGTTAAAAAGAATTTTAAATCTACCCGAAAACTCTCATATTGCAGTTACTATTTCTGATATGAGTGATTTTATGGAAATTAAAAATATTCTCTATGCCTTTGAAACCGTAGCCATTAAAAAACCAAATGCTTATTTGGTTATCATTGGAAACGGCCCTTCTTTTCAAAAAATTGAATTTCTGATTCTTTCTCTGGCTCTTGGCAGTAGGGTGATCCTCACTGGGGCACTTAAAGATCATGAGCTTTTAGATTATATCATTATCAGTGATACTTATGTTAATTTAAGCTCTCGATCCACCGGGTTTGAACCTACACAAATTGAAGCCATGGCCCAGAAAAAAGTTATTATTGGTTCTGAAGTAAGTCCTATTTCTAATGTTGTTGAAGATGGTATTGATGGTTTTTTAATTCGTCCCGCTGATACAGACTCTCTGGCTAATCTACTCATTGAAATTTTTTCGGGCTCTCTCCCAACGGAAGAAATTGGTGAAAAGGCAAGGCAAAAAGTACTGGAAATGTTTGATACCCAAAAGATGATTTTGACAGTAAACAGCTCTTATCAGAAAATAATTCAAAATAAACGGTCGTAA